A genomic region of Manihot esculenta cultivar AM560-2 chromosome 15, M.esculenta_v8, whole genome shotgun sequence contains the following coding sequences:
- the LOC110601873 gene encoding dnaJ homolog subfamily C member 17: MDLDLDHYKVLGLPSGEEGAKLTEKEISKAYKLKALDLHPDKRPDDPNANENFQKLKRSYEILKDEKARSLFDDLLRVKRERHFRTSQKDSKRQKMVSDLEERERSAFSPDPAARAREEEDRIVRKLKEEIARIRAMHANKGAPAASTLKTETEGVTKERASNPDREKMLKVSWDKGGEDYTSERLKELFSRFGEVEDVVISSSKKKRSALVQMATKEAAVAAMGTVSGSLSNPLLVVPIKPATTTEFPSVQQPVESARLNSLVGTGYKAYEDSILEKLQKAAAAKNQK, encoded by the exons ATGGATCTTGACCTTGATCATTATAAGGTTTTGGGGCTACCCTCAGGTGAGGAGGGGGCTAAGCTTACAGAGAAGGAGATATCAAAAGCTTATAAGTTGAAGGCGTTGGACTTGCATCCGGATAAAAGACCAGATGATCCGAATGCCAATGAAAATTTCCAAAAGCTTAAGCGTTCATATGAGATTCTCAAAGATGAGAAAGCACGATCATTATTTGATGATTTGCTTCGAGTTAAGAGGGAGAGGCATTTTCGCACATCTCAAAAGGATTCCAAGAGACAAAAGATGGTTTCTGATCTTGAAGAAAGAGAGCGGTCTGCCTTTTCACCAGACCCTGCTGCCAGGGCTCGGGAGGAAGAGGATAGGATTGTTAGGAAGCTTAAAGAAGAGATAGCAAGAATACGTGCAATGCATGCAAATAAAGGAGCACCTGCAGCATCAACTTTGAAGACAGAGACAGAAGGTGTGACAAAGGAGAGAGCGAGTAATCCAGATAGGGAGAAGATGCTTAAGGTTTCTTGGGACAAAGGTGGTGAGGATTATACCTCAGAAAGGTTGAAAGAGTTGTTTTCAAGATTTGGTGAGGTTGAGGATGTGGTAATCAGCAGTTCCAAGAAAAAGCGCTCTGCACTTGTTCAAATGGCAACTAAAGAAGCAGCT GTTGCCGCAATGGGAACTGTTTCTGGCTCTCTATCTAATCCTCTTCTAGTTGTACCTATTAAACCGGCTACCACAACAGAGTTTCCAAGTGTGCAACAGCCTGTGGAATCTGCTCGGCTAAATAGTTTGGTGGGCACTGGTTACAAGGCATATGAGGATTCCATCTTAGAGAAACTCCAAAAG